In Ancylomarina subtilis, the genomic stretch TCTCGGCGATATTCTTATAATCTTCCGGATGCTCGTACATCAAACTTAAATCTTCAAGCTCTGATTTAATCTTGTATAGTCCCAGTCGGTGGGCCAGAGGAGCAAAAAGGAATAGGGTTTCTCCTGCGATCTTCATTTGCTTACGCAGAGGCATGGAGCTTAGTGTACGCATGTTGTGCAAACGGTCCGCAATTTTGAGAATAATAACACGAATATCATCAGAAAGGGTCAATAGCATCTTTCTGAAATTCTCAGCTTGCATTGAGGTTTGTTGATTGAAAGCGCCGGATATTTTTGTGAGACCATCGACAATGGCAGCGACTTTGTCTCCAAAATGATGTGCAATATCTTCAACGGTGTAATCGGTATCCTCTACAACATCGTGTAATAGGGCAGATACGATAGATTTTGTTCCCAGCCCGATTTCTTTAGCTGCTATCTCGGCAACTTCGATAGGGTGTATAATATAGGGTTCTCCTGATTTTCGACGCACGCCTCTATGGGCATCCCAGGCAAAATGGAATGCCTTGTCTATCATTGCTTTTGTTTCGGGCGTATTGCTTCTTTTACAACTTGCCAAAAGCTTTTGATAGCTTGCCAGGATTAATTCTTTATCTTGTTGGGTTTCAACAGTCATATGGTGCTAATTTATATTATATCGTAATACAAACCGGAAAAATATATAAATACAATTTAAGATAGAAATTGACCTCTGAAAAGAATTTATTTTCGATTTGTTGTTGTAAGTGACTTATAAAATTAATTAAAACTCCCGATTTTCCTGCCTGTTTAGCCAATTTATTTAGACCAGATTTTATTAGTTCGGGTAAAAGGGATTGGATTAACGTTTCTAAAATGAGAGTTTTGGATTTGCTGGAAATAGAAAAGAGCAATTAGTTTGTACTAATTGCTCTTAATTATATTTCTTGTGAATCAGGCTTTGTTTTCGCCAACTACGATCTCGTAAAGATCTTCTTTTTTGAAATAAGTATTGGCTAGTTCCCTTAGTTTTTGCGATGTTGTCGCTTTTATTTCTTGAAGGAATTTTTCGTAATACGAGTTGTCGAATCCGAAAAGAAGGTTGCTTCTTAGGCTTTCTGATAATGCGAACGGGCTATCAAAGCTGCGAAGCATTTCTCCTGCAAAAAAGTTTTTCACCAAATTTAGTTCATCTTCAGGAACGATCTCTTCTCTCAGTCTATCAATTTCTTTGTAAATCTCAGAGATAGCGGCTTCGCACACATCCGTCCCTACTTCGGTTATAATTGCAAAATGCCCCGATTCCAGATGTGAAAGGAGTACCGAATTAATCCCATATGTGTAGCCTTTTTCTTCTCGGATATTTTGCATCAAACGAGAACCAAAATAGCCACCAAGAACCAGATTGAGTAGCATAATACCTGCAAAATCAGGATGCGTTTTATTAAAGAGAGGACGTCCAATTCGAATGGATGATTGTACTGCATCTTTTTTAAGAACAAAGGTTTTCTTTTCTTCTGAACTGATAAGTTTGTGTTCAGGTTTAATGTTCGTAGCCTTTGTATCCCAGGCAGAGGCCCCAAATCGGCTTTCGATTTTGGCTAATACCGTCTCATTCATTTTCCCGGAAACGATAATACGGCAATTGTCTGATGTATAAAAGTTTTTGTAATAAGCCTTGATATCATCCAATTCGACTTCATCAAAAACCTTTGCCTCAAATACATTAGCATAAGGGTGCTTTTCCCCATAGATGAGCGCATTGAATTTTTCCTTAGCCAGAGCGTTTGTTTTTTCTCTGTTAACTAAAAAGTTTTGCTTTTTGTTGCTGAGAATGGTTTTGAATTCTTTCTCAGGAAAAGTAGGGAATTTTATAATCTGCTCAAGTAATTCCAGAGTTTCATCCAGATATTTGTTTAAGGTGTATAAACAAACACTGGCATCGTGCTGGCTGTTGTTATAAGCGATATACGCCCCATAAAAATCAAACTTTTCAGCAAGCTCACCTGCTGAATATTTTTCAGTCCCTTCATTGAGCATCGAATTACAGGTGCCGGAAATGAGGGGTGATTTCTGATACCAAAGCCCGGCATTAAAGATCATCTCAATTTTCAAAACATCTTGACTTCCTCCAGCAATAATATGGACAGGAATCTGGTTACTCAAAATCTCTTGTTTCGATTTAGGAATATCTACATGCTCAATTGTTTTAAAAAGAGGAGGTAGTATGCGATTCAATTTCTCCATTATTGTTTTTTTGCGTGGTAATAAAGTGTGGAACAATTTTCTTTAATCAGAATCTTTTGAGCCATTTCCTGTAAATCAGAAGTGCTGACTTTATTGTACTTTTCAACTTCAAGATTGATATCCTCAGCTTGTCCTGTGATTTCGTGCTGAGCAATATTCATGGCTTTATTCAGGAAACTGATCTCAGAGAATACCAGGGAAGATTCAATCTTATTTTTCACTTTTTGAAGTTCATATTCATTCGCTTTGGTAGCTGAAACTTCATTGAGTACGTCCCATATTGCATTTTCGGCATCTTGCATATTAACCCCTTCGGTAAGTTTTCCGCTGATAACGAATAAGCCGGGTTCAAAATCACCAGTTAAATAAGCATCTATGCTTGAGAAAAGGTTCTTTTCTTTTATAAGGGTTTGAAATATTCGTGATGATTGACCATTGGACAAAATATCGGAAAGCAGATCCACTTTATAAAAATCCTCATGATTTCGACTACACATATGAAAAGCCATATAGATGGCATCATAAGGCACTTCTCTTTCAAGATGAAGGGAACGGAATTCGGTTTGTTTGGGTTCTACCGGTAAATTTCGGGGCGTAAGTTCTCTCCGTTCAATAGGACCAAACCATTTTTCAGCAAGTCGTTTTACCTCTTCGGTTTCAACATGGCCTGAAACAACCAATACGGCATTGTTGGGTGCATAATGATGAAAGAAAAAGTCCTTCACATCTTGTAATTTTGCATCAGCGATATGCTCGATACACTTCCCAATTGTTGACCACTGGTAGGGGTGCTTTTTATAGGCCAAAGGGCGAAGATGCAACCAAATATCCCCATAGGGTTGATTGAAATAATGCTGTTTAAACTCTTCAATGACAACGGCTTTCTGAACATCTAAACTCTTTTCAGTAAAGGCTAAACTCAACATTCTGTCAGATTCTAACCAAAAACCGGTTTCCAGATTTTCTTTAGGGACAGTTAGATAATAGTTTGTAACATCATTACTTGTCCATGCATTATTATCCCCCCCAACCTGCTGAAGCGGTTCATCATAATTGGGAATATTTAGTGAACCTCCAAACATGAGGTGCTCAAACAGATGAGCAAAACCCGTCTGGTCAGGATTTTCATCCTTAGCCCCAATATTATATAGAATATTAATAGCAGCTAAAGGTGTCGAAGTATCGCGATGTACGATTACTTTAAGTCCATTATCGAGTGTAAACTTATCGAATTCAATCATTTTTTTATTTTAATTCGGAAGCTTCGTTTTGTTTTCGTGATGAAAACATCTGCAATAGCCAGCCTTTTTTGTTCTTTTAGAATTGGTATTTTGATTGTACTGATTGAAGAATTGCAAGTTCTTGTTTGTATTCGGTCATCATTTCTTCCATGATTTGTGCAACCGGCTGAATTGATTTTACCATTGCACCAACTTGACCTATTTCCAGTTCACCCTCTTCAAGATCACCTTCGAATATTCCTTTTTTTGAACGCCCTTTACCCAGTAATTCTTTCATTTCTTCAGGTGATGCACCTCGACATTCAGCCTCGTTAACCTGATCGAAAAACTTATTTTTAATCAATCGGGTAGGGGCTAGTTTTTTTAGTGCAAGTTTGGTTCCGCCTTCGTCTAATTTTACAATAGCTTCTTTAAAATTGATGTGTGATGACGATTCTGTTGATGCTGCAAAACGAGTTCCAATCTGAACACCATCAGCGCCCAAACTAAGAGCGGCTAAAATGCTCTTCCCACAGCCAATACCACCTGCTGCAATTAAAGGCAAGCTCGTTACTTTTCTAACATTTGGAATTAAGGCTAGTGTTGTCGTTTCTTCACGACCATTATGACCGCCAGCTTCAAAACCTTCGGC encodes the following:
- a CDS encoding M16 family metallopeptidase, whose translation is MEKLNRILPPLFKTIEHVDIPKSKQEILSNQIPVHIIAGGSQDVLKIEMIFNAGLWYQKSPLISGTCNSMLNEGTEKYSAGELAEKFDFYGAYIAYNNSQHDASVCLYTLNKYLDETLELLEQIIKFPTFPEKEFKTILSNKKQNFLVNREKTNALAKEKFNALIYGEKHPYANVFEAKVFDEVELDDIKAYYKNFYTSDNCRIIVSGKMNETVLAKIESRFGASAWDTKATNIKPEHKLISSEEKKTFVLKKDAVQSSIRIGRPLFNKTHPDFAGIMLLNLVLGGYFGSRLMQNIREEKGYTYGINSVLLSHLESGHFAIITEVGTDVCEAAISEIYKEIDRLREEIVPEDELNLVKNFFAGEMLRSFDSPFALSESLRSNLLFGFDNSYYEKFLQEIKATTSQKLRELANTYFKKEDLYEIVVGENKA
- a CDS encoding M16 family metallopeptidase, with translation MIEFDKFTLDNGLKVIVHRDTSTPLAAINILYNIGAKDENPDQTGFAHLFEHLMFGGSLNIPNYDEPLQQVGGDNNAWTSNDVTNYYLTVPKENLETGFWLESDRMLSLAFTEKSLDVQKAVVIEEFKQHYFNQPYGDIWLHLRPLAYKKHPYQWSTIGKCIEHIADAKLQDVKDFFFHHYAPNNAVLVVSGHVETEEVKRLAEKWFGPIERRELTPRNLPVEPKQTEFRSLHLEREVPYDAIYMAFHMCSRNHEDFYKVDLLSDILSNGQSSRIFQTLIKEKNLFSSIDAYLTGDFEPGLFVISGKLTEGVNMQDAENAIWDVLNEVSATKANEYELQKVKNKIESSLVFSEISFLNKAMNIAQHEITGQAEDINLEVEKYNKVSTSDLQEMAQKILIKENCSTLYYHAKKQ
- a CDS encoding NAD(P)H-dependent flavin oxidoreductase, whose amino-acid sequence is MINRITQLFGIEKPIIQGGMVWCSGWKLATAVSNAGGLGLIGAGSMHPDTFQEHIQKAKAACKKPFGVNVPLLYPEMDKIMDIIVKEGIKIVFTSAGSPKKWTPFLKKHGITVVHVVSSAFFAKKCEDAGVDAIVAEGFEAGGHNGREETTTLALIPNVRKVTSLPLIAAGGIGCGKSILAALSLGADGVQIGTRFAASTESSSHINFKEAIVKLDEGGTKLALKKLAPTRLIKNKFFDQVNEAECRGASPEEMKELLGKGRSKKGIFEGDLEEGELEIGQVGAMVKSIQPVAQIMEEMMTEYKQELAILQSVQSKYQF